The following coding sequences are from one Triticum aestivum cultivar Chinese Spring chromosome 5A, IWGSC CS RefSeq v2.1, whole genome shotgun sequence window:
- the LOC123103203 gene encoding uncharacterized protein isoform X2 produces MDSSFGRRSSSHGGVDGEWRRWAVLVATVWVQALTGTNFDFSAYSSALKASMGVSQQSLNYLATASDLGKAFGWSSGLALLYMPLPAVLLLSAALGLASYALQYGILLPSSTLAATLPYPAVFLICLAAGCSICWFNTVCFVVCIRSFSAANRPLALSLSISFNGLSAAFYTLFANALSPYSPSVYLLLNATLPLAASIIALPAILLCHPHDHSSLHTLPKHDRRVFLCFYTIAFVTGIYLVTFGSVTTTSSAARAVLMGAMALLTLPLIIPAASSCSSVGTHDPDTELTLNHNDPQKPLLLNHDDHTETNGSMAHKTVEWQPKGCCCGTILDKGCVLVLGEEHSAKKLIRCVDFWLYYTAYFCGATVGLVYSNNLGQIAQSLQCQPQLTMLLAVYSSCSFFGRLLSALPDFLHRRVSFARTGWLAVALVPMPVAFFLMWKLHDVNTLIAGTALIGLSSGFIFAAAVSVTSELFGPNSIGVNHNILITNIPLGSLLYGQIAALVYDANGRKSTVLDNLTGTVDTTIVCMGAKCYSNTFFVWGCITVLGLASSVALFLRTRQAYATAAGQSSSNYKGLDVEWRREGLTEAGVDHEKLHGGAYGRAADGDLQPTVKGVVDDDEDASRESEPERNEEEAMTATGTLPGWLTLDTVGMDILSIAAPAVLALAADPIAALVDTAFVGHIGSTELAAVGVSISIFNLVSKLFNVPLLNVTTSFVAEQQAVDDSYRGTGENEFRRSPDNKLSEERKFLPAVTTSLALASGIGLMETLALIFGSGTLMDVIGIPVDSPVRIPAEQFLTFRAYGAPPIIVALAAQGAFRGLMDTKTPLYAIGVGNLVNAILDAIFVFPLGLGVRGAALATVTSEYVIAYILLWKLNSKVVIFSGKIIGGGMIRYLKSGGLLIGRTIAVLLTMTLSTSLAAREGPVPMAGHQLCLQVWLTISLLNDALALAGQALLATEYTKRNYKQARMVLYRVLQIGGATGTALAIILFFGFGSFSSLFTDDPAVLGIAKSGVWFVAISQPINAVAFVVDGLYYGVSDFAYAAYSMFFAGAISSAFLLVAAPEFGLGGVWAGLILFMSLRAVAGLWRLGSKGGPWNSILSETDLRDKM; encoded by the exons ATGGACAGCAGCTTCGGCCGCCGGAGCAGCAGCCATGGCGGCGTGGACGGCGAGTGGCGGCGGTGGGCGGTGCTGGTGGCGACGGTGTGGGTGCAGGCGCTGACGGGGACCAACTTCGACTTCTCGGCCTACTCGTCGGCGCTCAAGGCGTCTATGGGCGTCTCCCAGCAGTCGCTCAACTACCTGGCCACCGCCTCCGACCTCGGCAAGGCCTTCGGCTGGTCCTCGGGGCTGGCGCTGCTCTACATGCCGCTCCCGGCGGTGCTGCTCCtgtccgccgcgctcggcctcgcctcctACGCCCTCCAGTACGgcatcctcctcccctcctccacgcTCGCCGCCACCCTCCCCTACCCCGCG GTGTTCTTGATCTGCCTGGCAGCAGGGTGCAGCATCTGCTGGTTCAACACGGTCTGCTTCGTGGTCTGCATACGCAGCTTCTCTGCAGCCAACCGCCCCCTGGCCCTCTCCCTCTCCATAAGCTTCAACGGGCTCAGCGCCGCATTCTACACCCTCTTCGCCAACGCTCTCTCCCCTTACTCACCATCCGTCTACCTCCTCCTCAATGCCACCCTCCCCCTCGCCGCCTCCATCATTGCGCTCCCAGCGATCCTCCTCTGCCACCCACATGATCACAGCAGCCTCCACACTTTGCCAAAGCATGACAGGCGTGTCTTCCTCTGCTTCTACACCATCGCATTTGTCACCGGCATATATTTAGTGACCTTCGGTTCTGTCACCACAACCAGCTCTGCTGCAAGGGCCGTCCTCATGGGCGCCATGGCCCTCCTCACACTTCCTCTCATCATCCCTGCCGCCTCGAGCTGTTCTAGCGTGGGCACACATGATCCTGACACTGAATTGACACTCAACCACAACGATCCACAGAAGCCGCTCCTTCTCAACCATGATGACCACACGGAGACCAACGGCAGCATGGCACATAAAACAGTGGAATGGCAGCCCAAGGGCTGTTGCTGTGGGACGATACTGGACAAGGGCTGTGTGTTGGTTCTTGGTGAGGAGCATAGTGCAAAGAAGCTCATCCGATGTGTCGATTTTTGGCTCTACTACACAGCGTACTTCTGTGGTGCCACTGTTGGGCTGGTGTACAGCAACAACTTGGGGCAGATTGCGCAATCGTTGCAATGTCAACCACAGCTCACCATGCTTCTTGCAGTTTACTCCTCTTGCTCCTTCTTCGGCCGCCTTCTCTCTGCACTCCCTGACTTCCTTCACAG GAGGGTGTCATTTGCTCGGACAGGGTGGCTTGCGGTGGCATTGGTGCCCATGCCAGTGGCTTTCTTCTTGATGTGGAAATTGCACGATGTAAACACTCTGATAGCAGGAACGGCGTTAATTGGCCTAAGCTCAGGTTTCATCTTCGCTGCGGCAGTGTCAGTGACATCCGAGCTCTTCGGACCAAATAGCATCGGTGTGAACCACAACATCCTCATCACCAACATCCCTCTTGGCTCACTCCTCTACGGACAGATTGCTGCCCTGGTATATGATGCAAATGGCCGAAAGAGTACGGTACTGGACAACCTCACTGGCACGGTTGACACCACGATAGTGTGCATGGGTGCGAAGTGCTACTCAAACACATTCTTTGTGTGGGGTTGCATCACAGTGCTGGGCTTGGCATCAAGCGTAGCCCTATTCTTGAGAACAAGACAGGCCTATGCTACTGCTGCTGGTCAATCTAGTT CTAATTACAAGGGGTTGGATGTTGAATGGAGGAGGGAGGGACTCACAGAAGCCGGTGTGGATCATGAAAAGCTCCATGGCGGCGCCTATGGCCGCGCCGCCGACGGCGATCTTCAG CCGACAGTCAAGGGCgtggtcgacgacgacgaggacgcttCCCGGGAATCGGAGCCTGAAAGGAATGAGGAGGAAGCTATGACTGCGACGGGCACGCTGCCGGGATGGCTCACGCTTGACACGGTTGGGATGGATATCCTGAGCATCGCCGCGCCCGCTGTGCTCGCGCTCGCCGCCGACCCCATCGCTGCGCTCGTCGACACCGCCTTCGTCGGCCATATAG GTTCAACCGAACTTGCTGCTGTGGGTGTATCGATTTCGATCTTCAATTTGGTGTCCAAGTTATTTAACGTTCCACTGCTTAACGTGACCACATCTTTTGTTGCTGAGCAGCAAGCAGTAGATGATAGTTATAGAGGAACAGGAGAAA ATGAATTTCGAAGATCCCCAGATAATAAGTTGAGTGAAGAAAGGAAGTTTCTTCCGGCAGTCACGACATCTTTGGCTCTAGCTTCTGGTATTGGGTTGATGGAAACTCTGGCACTTATTTTTGGATCTGGAACATTGATGGATGTCATCGGTATACCAGTG GATTCCCCAGTGCGTATACCAGCCGAGCAATTTCTTACTTTTAGGGCATATGGTGCTCCACCTATCATAGTAGCACTTGCAGCACAGGGTGCATTTCGTGGGTTGATGGATACAAAGACACCTTTGTACGCTATTG GTGTTGGTAACCTAGTAAATGCAATACTTGATGCGATATTTGTCTTTCCGCTTGGTTTAGGAGTAAGAGGTGCTGCGCTGGCGACTGTAACATCTGA GTACGTGATAGCTTACATCCTCCTTTGGAAGTTGAATAGTAAAGTAGTAATCTTCTCAGGAAAGATCATTGGTGGTGGAATGATACGCTACCTGAAATCAG GTGGACTGCTGATCGGTAGGACCATAGCAGTGCTCCTCACCATGACACTGTCGACATCTCTTGCTGCAAGGGAAGGGCCTGTTCCAATGGCTGGCCATCAGTTATGCTTGCAAGTATGGTTGACAATCTCTTTACTCAATGATGCATTAGCTCTTGCTGGACAG GCTCTGCTTGCAACTGAATATACGAAAAGAAATTACAAGCAGGCGCGCATGGTTCTCTACAGAGTTCTGCAG ATTGGAGGGGCGACTGGTACGGCACTCGCTATAATCTTGTTTTTTGGGTTTGGGTCTTTCTCCTCGCTGTTCACAGACGATCCAGCAGTTCTGGGTATTGCCAAATCTGGTGTCTGG TTCGTCGCCATCTCCCAGCCAATAAACGCTGTTGCTTTTGTGGTCGATGGGCTCTACTATGGTGTATCTGACTTTGCATATGCTGCCTACTCCATG TTCTTTGCAGGAGCCATATCATCGGCTTTCCTACTTGTTGCTGCTCCTGAATTTGGTCTTGGTGGCGTCTGGGCCGGTCTCATTCTTTTTATGAGTTTGCGAGCAGTTGCTGGGTTGTGGAG ATTAGGGAGCAAAGGTGGACCCTGGAACTCGATCTTGTCAGAGACTGACTTACGCGACAAAATGTGA
- the LOC123103203 gene encoding protein DETOXIFICATION 44, chloroplastic isoform X1, with translation MAATSPAPTRAAAALTLAPHRRVHHVHMPSGRPCPCRTSAAPRRRAPRCRAKPTVKGVVDDDEDASRESEPERNEEEAMTATGTLPGWLTLDTVGMDILSIAAPAVLALAADPIAALVDTAFVGHIGSTELAAVGVSISIFNLVSKLFNVPLLNVTTSFVAEQQAVDDSYRGTGENNKLSEERKFLPAVTTSLALASGIGLMETLALIFGSGTLMDVIGIPVDSPVRIPAEQFLTFRAYGAPPIIVALAAQGAFRGLMDTKTPLYAIGVGNLVNAILDAIFVFPLGLGVRGAALATVTSEYVIAYILLWKLNSKVVIFSGKIIGGGMIRYLKSGGLLIGRTIAVLLTMTLSTSLAAREGPVPMAGHQLCLQVWLTISLLNDALALAGQALLATEYTKRNYKQARMVLYRVLQIGGATGTALAIILFFGFGSFSSLFTDDPAVLGIAKSGVWFVAISQPINAVAFVVDGLYYGVSDFAYAAYSMFFAGAISSAFLLVAAPEFGLGGVWAGLILFMSLRAVAGLWRLGSKGGPWNSILSETDLRDKM, from the exons ATGGCGGCGACCTCGCCGGCGCCGACGAGGGCCGCCGCGGCGCTCACCCTGGCCCCGCATCGAAGGGTCCACCATGTCCACATGCCTTCCGGCCGCCCCTGCCCCTGCCGCACTTCTGCCGCTCCTCGGCGGCGCGCTCCGCGATGCCGCGCGAAGCCGACAGTCAAGGGCgtggtcgacgacgacgaggacgcttCCCGGGAATCGGAGCCTGAAAGGAATGAGGAGGAAGCTATGACTGCGACGGGCACGCTGCCGGGATGGCTCACGCTTGACACGGTTGGGATGGATATCCTGAGCATCGCCGCGCCCGCTGTGCTCGCGCTCGCCGCCGACCCCATCGCTGCGCTCGTCGACACCGCCTTCGTCGGCCATATAG GTTCAACCGAACTTGCTGCTGTGGGTGTATCGATTTCGATCTTCAATTTGGTGTCCAAGTTATTTAACGTTCCACTGCTTAACGTGACCACATCTTTTGTTGCTGAGCAGCAAGCAGTAGATGATAGTTATAGAGGAACAGGAGAAA ATAATAAGTTGAGTGAAGAAAGGAAGTTTCTTCCGGCAGTCACGACATCTTTGGCTCTAGCTTCTGGTATTGGGTTGATGGAAACTCTGGCACTTATTTTTGGATCTGGAACATTGATGGATGTCATCGGTATACCAGTG GATTCCCCAGTGCGTATACCAGCCGAGCAATTTCTTACTTTTAGGGCATATGGTGCTCCACCTATCATAGTAGCACTTGCAGCACAGGGTGCATTTCGTGGGTTGATGGATACAAAGACACCTTTGTACGCTATTG GTGTTGGTAACCTAGTAAATGCAATACTTGATGCGATATTTGTCTTTCCGCTTGGTTTAGGAGTAAGAGGTGCTGCGCTGGCGACTGTAACATCTGA GTACGTGATAGCTTACATCCTCCTTTGGAAGTTGAATAGTAAAGTAGTAATCTTCTCAGGAAAGATCATTGGTGGTGGAATGATACGCTACCTGAAATCAG GTGGACTGCTGATCGGTAGGACCATAGCAGTGCTCCTCACCATGACACTGTCGACATCTCTTGCTGCAAGGGAAGGGCCTGTTCCAATGGCTGGCCATCAGTTATGCTTGCAAGTATGGTTGACAATCTCTTTACTCAATGATGCATTAGCTCTTGCTGGACAG GCTCTGCTTGCAACTGAATATACGAAAAGAAATTACAAGCAGGCGCGCATGGTTCTCTACAGAGTTCTGCAG ATTGGAGGGGCGACTGGTACGGCACTCGCTATAATCTTGTTTTTTGGGTTTGGGTCTTTCTCCTCGCTGTTCACAGACGATCCAGCAGTTCTGGGTATTGCCAAATCTGGTGTCTGG TTCGTCGCCATCTCCCAGCCAATAAACGCTGTTGCTTTTGTGGTCGATGGGCTCTACTATGGTGTATCTGACTTTGCATATGCTGCCTACTCCATG TTCTTTGCAGGAGCCATATCATCGGCTTTCCTACTTGTTGCTGCTCCTGAATTTGGTCTTGGTGGCGTCTGGGCCGGTCTCATTCTTTTTATGAGTTTGCGAGCAGTTGCTGGGTTGTGGAG ATTAGGGAGCAAAGGTGGACCCTGGAACTCGATCTTGTCAGAGACTGACTTACGCGACAAAATGTGA